The proteins below come from a single Ochotona princeps isolate mOchPri1 chromosome 13, mOchPri1.hap1, whole genome shotgun sequence genomic window:
- the DUSP29 gene encoding dual specificity phosphatase 29, translated as MSSCRKERKSLGSKMTSGEAKTSLKNAYPAAKRPFPKAEEEGMAEDDYCTPGAFELERLFWKGSPQYTHVNEVWPKLYIGDEATALDRYGLQKAGFTHVLNAAHGRWNVDTGPDYYRDMTIEYHGVEADDLPTFDLSVFFYSAAAFIEEALREDHSKILVHCAMGRSRSATLVLAYLMIHRNMTLVDAIQQVAKNRCVLPNRGFLKQLRELDKQLLQQRRQAQRADGVGEEPEAGEQ; from the exons ATGAGCAGctgcagaaaggaaagaaaatccctCGGCTCTAAAATGACATCCGGAGAAGCTAAAACGAGCCTAAAAAATGCCTATCCAGCTGCCAAGAGGCCGTTtccaaaggcagaggaggaggggatGGCGGAGGATGACTACTGCACCCCTGGAGCCTTTGAGCTGGAGCGGCTCTTCTGGAAGGGCAGCCCCCAGTACACCCACGTCAATGAGGTCTGGCCCAAGCTCTACATCGGTGATGA GGCAACCGCGTTGGACCGCTATGGACTGCAGAAGGCGGGCTTCACGCACGTGCTCAACGCCGCGCACGGCCGCTGGAACGTGGACACCGGGCCTGACTACTACCGCGACATGACCATTGAGTATCACGGCGTGGAGGCTGATGACCTGCCAACCTTCGACCTCAGCGTCTTCTTCTACTCCGCGGCCGCCTTCATCGAGGAGGCGCTGCGTGAGGACCACA GTAAGATTCTGGTTCACTGCGCCATGGGCCGCAGCCGCTCGGCCACCCTGGTTCTGGCTTACCTGATGATCCACAGGAACATGACCCTGGTGGACGCCATCCAACAAGTCGCCAAGAACCGCTGTGTCCTCCCCAACCGGGGCTTTCTGAAGCAGCTCCGAGAACTGGACAAGCAACTTCTGCAGCAGAGGCGGCAGGCCCAGCGAGCGGACGGCGTCGGTGAGGAGCCCGAGGCCGGGGAGCAGTAG